One Roseiconus lacunae genomic region harbors:
- a CDS encoding Gfo/Idh/MocA family protein → MDARIMTEKNRRDVLKSTAVATAATFAAPAIVRGRNLNDKIRVAIVGMGGRARAHAESLVELENESDVGVEFAGVCDCDEAKRKSAELVWSQKSGHAIKTYDDMRRVLDDKNIDAVTFATPNHWHSLNAIWGCQAGKDVYVEKPGSHNIFEGRKMVEAARKYDRIVQHGTQCRSSPNIIEGITKLHEGVIGEVYFARGIAYKIRGNLGQHAPRPVPDGLDWDAWCGPAPVHEFSNFQHRRWHWIWDYGNGEIGNQGVHQMDILRWGLKLDDHPVQVSSVGTNYMQEKVHQSSAETPGVLSTSLKWANGQMVEFEVRDWYTNAEAGFRDTYPFVQKDFPVGAIFLGSEGTMIIPDYSSFYTFLGRKREPGPSAFEEGSPISNLPHFRNWAMAVRSRRREDLTAEIEQGHKSSALCHLANIAYRVDRTVQFDPHKEQILGDDQAAALLTRPEREGYAVPQEV, encoded by the coding sequence ATGGACGCCCGGATCATGACCGAGAAAAATCGACGCGACGTGCTCAAGTCCACCGCCGTCGCCACCGCAGCCACCTTTGCCGCCCCGGCGATCGTTCGTGGACGCAATTTGAATGACAAAATTCGCGTCGCCATTGTCGGAATGGGCGGTCGAGCCCGCGCGCACGCCGAAAGCTTGGTCGAACTGGAAAACGAGTCCGATGTCGGCGTTGAATTCGCCGGTGTCTGTGATTGCGACGAAGCAAAACGCAAGAGCGCCGAACTGGTTTGGAGTCAAAAGAGCGGTCATGCGATCAAGACTTATGATGACATGCGACGCGTTTTGGACGATAAGAATATCGACGCGGTCACCTTCGCGACTCCCAACCATTGGCACTCGCTCAACGCGATCTGGGGATGCCAAGCCGGCAAAGATGTGTATGTGGAGAAACCGGGTTCACACAATATCTTTGAAGGCCGGAAAATGGTCGAAGCGGCGCGCAAGTATGACCGCATCGTCCAACACGGAACTCAGTGTCGTTCGTCACCGAACATCATCGAAGGGATCACAAAGCTACACGAAGGCGTGATCGGCGAAGTCTACTTCGCCCGCGGTATCGCCTATAAAATCCGTGGCAACCTCGGTCAACATGCCCCGCGTCCGGTTCCCGATGGGCTGGACTGGGACGCTTGGTGTGGCCCCGCACCGGTGCACGAATTCAGTAACTTTCAACATCGGCGTTGGCACTGGATCTGGGATTACGGGAACGGCGAAATCGGCAATCAAGGCGTCCATCAAATGGACATCTTGCGTTGGGGGTTGAAACTGGATGACCATCCGGTGCAAGTCTCTTCGGTTGGGACGAACTACATGCAAGAGAAAGTCCATCAAAGTAGCGCGGAGACGCCCGGCGTGTTGTCCACTTCGCTGAAATGGGCGAATGGCCAAATGGTCGAATTCGAAGTCCGCGATTGGTACACCAACGCCGAAGCGGGCTTTCGTGACACCTACCCGTTTGTCCAAAAAGACTTCCCCGTCGGAGCTATCTTTCTGGGATCGGAAGGAACGATGATCATTCCCGATTATTCGAGCTTCTACACGTTTTTGGGCCGGAAGCGTGAACCGGGACCGAGCGCGTTTGAGGAAGGAAGTCCGATTTCCAACCTGCCACACTTCCGAAATTGGGCGATGGCGGTCCGGTCGAGACGTCGCGAAGATTTGACCGCCGAGATTGAGCAGGGGCACAAGTCTTCCGCCCTCTGCCACCTTGCCAACATCGCCTACCGAGTCGACAGGACTGTTCAGTTCGATCCGCACAAGGAGCAGATCCTGGGGGATGATCAAGCGGCCGCGCTGCTAACGCGTCCCGAACGCGAAGGCTACGCCGTACCCCAAGAGGTCTAA
- a CDS encoding orotidine 5'-phosphate decarboxylase / HUMPS family protein, with translation MKPIVQISLDLTNIDEALETAAIAMRAGVDWLEAGTPLILAEGLHGVRELRKAFPETPIVADLKTMDGGYLEAEMMAKAGATHVVVMARAHAETVKCVVKAGADFGVQVMGDNMVSESMVDGARWLEDLGCDFIIHHIGYDERRGIAAAGQRMPSPLDQLREVVEAVKVPVQAVGGLSLEQAIECPRYGAPLVVLGAPLTIDADAFKTADGDLESSLRLICDAVHSQEVDRD, from the coding sequence ATGAAACCGATTGTTCAGATCTCGCTCGACTTGACCAACATCGACGAAGCACTCGAAACCGCGGCAATCGCGATGCGTGCGGGTGTAGATTGGTTGGAAGCCGGTACCCCATTGATCCTTGCCGAAGGCTTGCATGGCGTCCGTGAGTTACGCAAAGCCTTTCCCGAAACACCGATCGTTGCCGATTTGAAAACGATGGATGGTGGCTACCTGGAAGCGGAGATGATGGCGAAAGCAGGCGCGACACATGTCGTCGTAATGGCGAGGGCGCATGCCGAGACGGTAAAGTGTGTCGTCAAGGCCGGCGCCGACTTTGGTGTTCAAGTCATGGGCGATAACATGGTCAGCGAAAGCATGGTCGATGGGGCGCGATGGCTGGAAGACCTGGGGTGTGACTTCATCATCCATCACATTGGTTATGACGAGCGACGTGGAATCGCGGCGGCCGGACAACGGATGCCGAGCCCACTTGATCAACTTCGTGAGGTCGTCGAGGCGGTCAAGGTGCCGGTCCAAGCGGTCGGCGGATTGTCGCTCGAACAAGCGATCGAATGCCCACGTTACGGTGCACCCCTGGTAGTGCTGGGCGCGCCACTGACGATCGATGCCGATGCTTTCAAGACGGCCGATGGGGATTTGGAATCAAGTTTGCGTCTGATTTGCGATGCCGTTCATTCCCAAGAAGTCGACCGCGACTAA
- a CDS encoding DNA translocase FtsK, giving the protein MSADLINESNAEPDFARDVASICLIALTVLLAISLVTRNPADPVDTPFWPISEVHVPDVLVYPPAESISNACGYWGALVASAMMHYLGLASAFVVAGLGGVSVAMLRRGHVKAPVLRSLGATVVIAAIATGASLLPLEGDGMSIYGNGGVLGAMTSSWLLDHFRFVGAWILTLTMLAVGVLLTTDYAILYATRKIFAGGARVSRSGMKRAADAMPPMLRPKRKPFEEQTSPFSEPVDAESEATVETAVVEETSAESDSEIVDAAEQQKPEPRIKLRSNSKRNPKSTSSDEVVESEPAGGYEEEYEAGDEESEYDESEYRDVEVDGEVKELRQDPEHPVPGPKIRMPKRNKDESELDKVSRAMIEQSPAVAEEYQLPRIDLLESSDDIDYEEQLNEVRRKAKILEATFADFGFNIRVVEIETGPVIAQYEIELEAGLRLSKITGLAEDLAIALRVPSVRIVAPIPGKNTVGIEVPNEKRQAVRLRDVMEEADTNALKMNIPVFLGKDVSGNPMVVDLAKMPHLLIAGRTGTGKSVCLNSIITSMLMTRGPDEVRMLMIDPKMVELSGYGKLPHLMHPVITDMRKAEAILAWAVEKMEERYSLLANVGVRHINSFNDLGRDEILRRLEVAPEDDDGSVPDKLPFIVIVADEMADLMMTAGKDVEQHIIRLAQKSRAVGIHLILATQKPTVDVITGLIKSNLPARLSFQVASKTDSRVVLDENGADKLLGNGDMLFLWPGTSTLIRGQGTYLSDEEIDSICAHCSLREQNFVGELMNLKVNEDEDGDGPSISSDRPDIYDSAVEVIIREGRGSCSLLQRHLGIGYGRAAKLIDFMAEDGIVGDYNGSKAREVLLSLEQWHEMQGLEPPDSEGSDESSDTGPATKTQAVASQITSQGTDDDDEYEEYDEYEDVEDDDESEWQ; this is encoded by the coding sequence ATGTCGGCTGATCTGATCAACGAATCGAATGCCGAGCCTGACTTCGCGCGCGACGTCGCCTCGATCTGTTTGATTGCGCTGACGGTTCTGCTAGCGATCTCACTGGTCACACGGAATCCAGCCGACCCGGTCGATACTCCGTTCTGGCCGATCAGCGAAGTTCATGTTCCTGACGTCTTGGTCTATCCGCCGGCGGAATCAATCTCCAACGCGTGCGGTTACTGGGGTGCCTTGGTCGCTTCGGCGATGATGCACTACCTGGGGTTGGCATCGGCGTTCGTCGTCGCAGGACTCGGAGGCGTATCGGTCGCAATGTTGCGTCGTGGTCATGTCAAGGCGCCCGTGCTTCGATCGCTTGGTGCAACCGTCGTGATCGCAGCGATCGCGACCGGCGCATCGCTACTTCCGCTGGAAGGCGACGGGATGTCGATTTATGGCAACGGCGGCGTTTTGGGTGCGATGACGTCAAGTTGGCTGCTCGATCATTTCCGCTTCGTCGGTGCGTGGATCTTGACGCTAACGATGCTAGCCGTCGGGGTGCTGTTAACAACAGACTACGCGATTTTGTACGCGACGCGAAAAATCTTTGCCGGTGGGGCGCGTGTTTCACGCTCGGGAATGAAGCGGGCTGCCGACGCGATGCCGCCGATGTTGCGACCGAAACGAAAGCCGTTCGAAGAACAAACGTCACCGTTCAGTGAACCTGTCGACGCCGAATCAGAAGCCACCGTCGAAACAGCGGTCGTCGAAGAAACAAGCGCGGAGTCTGATTCCGAAATCGTCGACGCGGCTGAACAACAGAAGCCCGAACCGCGAATCAAATTGCGTTCCAATTCGAAACGAAACCCCAAGTCGACGTCCAGCGACGAAGTCGTCGAATCCGAGCCTGCCGGCGGGTACGAGGAGGAATATGAAGCGGGCGACGAAGAGTCCGAATACGATGAATCGGAGTACCGAGACGTCGAGGTTGATGGAGAAGTAAAGGAATTGCGGCAAGATCCCGAACATCCGGTGCCGGGACCAAAAATCCGTATGCCCAAACGCAACAAGGACGAAAGCGAACTCGACAAGGTGTCTCGGGCGATGATTGAGCAATCGCCCGCGGTGGCGGAAGAATACCAGTTGCCCCGCATCGATTTGCTCGAATCAAGCGACGACATTGATTACGAGGAACAACTCAACGAGGTGCGCCGCAAGGCGAAGATTCTCGAAGCAACCTTCGCAGATTTTGGATTCAATATCCGTGTCGTCGAAATCGAAACGGGCCCCGTCATTGCCCAATACGAAATCGAACTCGAAGCCGGATTACGTCTGAGCAAGATTACCGGATTGGCCGAAGACCTAGCGATCGCTTTGCGCGTCCCGAGTGTTCGGATCGTCGCTCCCATCCCGGGCAAGAACACCGTTGGGATCGAAGTGCCGAACGAAAAACGCCAAGCGGTACGGTTGCGTGATGTGATGGAAGAGGCGGACACCAATGCGCTCAAGATGAACATCCCCGTGTTCCTGGGCAAAGATGTCTCGGGCAACCCGATGGTGGTCGACCTCGCCAAGATGCCCCACTTGTTGATCGCCGGCCGAACGGGAACGGGTAAAAGTGTTTGTTTGAACTCGATCATCACATCGATGTTGATGACCCGTGGACCGGACGAAGTTCGGATGCTGATGATCGACCCCAAAATGGTCGAGCTAAGCGGGTACGGAAAGCTGCCGCACTTGATGCACCCCGTGATCACGGACATGCGAAAAGCGGAAGCGATTCTAGCGTGGGCGGTCGAAAAGATGGAGGAGCGTTATTCGTTGCTTGCCAACGTCGGCGTCCGCCACATCAACAGCTTTAACGATCTTGGCAGGGACGAGATTTTACGTCGACTGGAAGTCGCCCCCGAAGATGACGACGGCAGCGTGCCCGACAAACTGCCGTTCATCGTGATCGTCGCAGACGAAATGGCTGACTTGATGATGACGGCAGGGAAAGACGTCGAACAGCATATCATCCGGTTGGCTCAAAAAAGTCGTGCCGTCGGAATCCACCTGATCCTTGCGACGCAGAAACCGACGGTGGACGTCATCACCGGTCTGATCAAAAGCAACTTGCCAGCTCGCTTGAGTTTCCAAGTCGCCAGCAAGACCGACAGTCGCGTCGTGTTGGACGAAAACGGTGCGGACAAGTTGCTCGGCAATGGTGACATGCTGTTCTTGTGGCCGGGAACGAGCACCCTGATTCGTGGTCAAGGCACGTATCTTTCCGATGAAGAAATCGATTCGATCTGCGCCCATTGCAGTTTGCGAGAACAAAACTTTGTCGGGGAATTGATGAATTTGAAGGTCAACGAAGATGAGGATGGCGATGGACCATCGATCAGCTCCGATCGGCCGGACATCTATGACAGTGCCGTCGAAGTCATCATCCGCGAAGGTCGTGGTTCGTGCTCGTTACTGCAGCGACATCTGGGGATCGGATATGGACGGGCCGCGAAGCTGATCGATTTTATGGCAGAAGATGGCATCGTCGGTGATTACAACGGCAGTAAAGCACGTGAAGTCTTGCTGTCGCTCGAACAGTGGCACGAGATGCAAGGATTGGAACCGCCCGACTCCGAAGGCTCGGATGAATCCAGCGACACCGGTCCGGCGACAAAGACGCAAGCGGTCGCTAGCCAGATCACCAGCCAGGGAACCGACGACGACGACGAGTACGAAGAATACGACGAGTACGAGGACGTCGAAGATGACGACGAATCAGAGTGGCAATAA
- a CDS encoding endonuclease domain-containing protein codes for MKRRTSKQTQRAKELRQNQTSAEGLLWSVLRGKQLCELKFRRQHPIGRYFADFACVSEHLIIELDGEYHDQQQERDLARQQELADQGWDVIRFANDDVLNGIDSVLVAISAHLGIPFSHRSRSGDLGGMLGKQDPNYLGPTRPLKRPTSPQGR; via the coding sequence ATGAAACGCAGAACATCCAAACAAACGCAACGAGCCAAGGAACTGCGTCAAAACCAAACATCCGCCGAGGGCCTTCTTTGGAGTGTCCTAAGAGGCAAGCAACTATGCGAACTGAAGTTCCGACGCCAACATCCAATCGGACGCTACTTCGCTGATTTCGCCTGTGTTTCAGAACACCTGATTATAGAACTAGATGGCGAATACCATGACCAACAACAAGAGCGAGATCTAGCACGTCAGCAAGAACTTGCCGACCAGGGATGGGACGTCATTCGTTTTGCAAATGATGACGTGCTGAACGGGATCGATTCCGTGTTGGTCGCGATCTCAGCCCACCTGGGCATTCCTTTCAGCCATCGATCAAGAAGCGGGGACCTTGGTGGAATGCTTGGTAAGCAGGACCCTAATTACCTTGGCCCCACCCGGCCGCTCAAGCGTCCGACCTCCCCACAGGGGAGGTGA